The bacterium genomic sequence GGTGCCCCGGGGCTGATACGGGGCCAGCCGGTGACACTCGATGAAGCGGGGGGGCCGCAGGATTTTTTCCACCGCCAGCACCGCGGGGTTGAAGCGTTCGACGTGGCCGACTTGAATCACGACTTTCCGTTCTTCGGCCACCCGGTGGAGTTCCCTGGCCTCGGCCACCGTCACCGTAATCGGTTTCTCGATGAGGAGATGGAACCCGCGCCGGAGCAGTTCGGAAGCGACCTGGAAGTGGCGGTCGGTGGGGACCACCACGCTCACGGCCTCCACGGAGGAGGGGATTTCCTCGATGCCGCCCAGGGCCCTGGTCCCGTACTCGTCGGCCACCGCCCGGGCCCGGGAAAGATCGGAATCGACCACGCCCACCAGCTCGACCCCGGCCAGTTCCGAGTAGATGCGGGCATGCCGCGAGCCCAGATGGCCCACGCCTACTACCGCTGTCCGGACCGCGTCCATCGAATCACTCCATGATCTTGAACATCATCTCGGCCTCGCAGGCCAGCTCTTCTCCGACCAGGGCCCGGGTCCGGACCTGAAGGAGAATGCGGCGCTGGCGGATGACGTCCGATTCCAGGCGAAGCTGGTCGCCGGGGATCACCATCCGGCGGAAGCGGGCCTTGTCCACGGCCAGGAAGAGGCCGACCTTGCCCCGATCCTCGGGTTTCTTGAGAAGGATCAGACCGGAAAGCTGGGCCAGGGCTTCGAGGATCAGAACTCCGGGCATGACCGGACGCCCCGGGAAATGCCCCTGGAAGAACGGCTCGTTCAGGGTCACGTTCTTCAAGCCCACGATTCTGGCGTCTTCTTCGTATTCGATGACCCGATCCACCAGGAGAAAGGGATACCGGTGGGGAAGGTACTCCATAAGCTGGACGATATCGGCGCCGTCGGCCAGAAAGGCCGAACCGCCGGACAGGCGCTCCTCACTCATTGTCTGCCTCCAATATTTTCGAGGCCAGGGCCAGGTTATGAGCGTGCCCCGGCCTCAAGGCCACCACCGTCCCGCGCAAGGGACGGCCCAATAACGCCAGATCCCCGACCAGATCGAGGATCTTGTGCCGGACGAATTCATCGGGGAACCTCAGCCCTTCCTTGGAGATCACGACCTCGCCGTCCAAGACCACCGTGTTCTCCAGGCCGCTCCCCAGGGCTAGGCCCCGCTCGAAGAGAGCCTCGGCCTCCTCCAGCATTCCGAAGGTGCGGGCCGGAGCCACTTCGTCCCGGAATACCTCCGGGTCCAGGGACAGGGAGAGGTACTGGGGGGGAAGGCGGGGGAACGAGACCGCCGCCGCCACCCGCAGGCCCTCCCCGGGAAAAGCCGCCAGCAGACTTTCCCCCCGTTCCCAAAAAACCGCCGACTCGACCGCGAGCGGCTCCCGGGTACCCGGGCAGCCGGCTACGCCGGCTGCCCCGATCAGATCGAGGTAGGGCCGGGCGCTGCCGTCGCCGATCGGCAGCTCCGGCCCGTCGAGGAGAACGAGGACGTCGTCGATCTCCGCTCCGGCCAGAGCGGCCAGGAGGTGTTCGACCGTGAGGATCCGGGCGCCCCCGGGGAGCCCCAGGGTCGTTCCCCGATCGGAGGAAACCACCGCGGAGAGCAGCGCGGGGACGGCGGGCGATCCGGGCAGATCTTCGCGGACGAAGACCGTCCCCGTCCCCGGGGGGGCGGGTTCGAGACGCATCCGGCAGGGTCGTCCGGTATGGACTCCGATCCCCCTCATCCCGACGGGAGAACCAAGCGTCTGTCGGCGCCCTGGCGGCATCGCTACTGCGCGGGCGGCGGCGCCGGCCGGTTGATCACCTCCAGCACCTGATCGGTGATTTCCAGCGCGGGGTCCTTGTAAAACAGGACCTCCCCCCTGAGGATGTAGCTGTAGCCCTGCTCCCGGGCGAAGACCGCTATCTTCGCCTGGATCTCCTCGGAAAGCTCCTGGGTCACCTCCATGATCCGCCCCTGCAGCTGTACTTCGGCCTCGCGGACGAGCTGCCGGAGCGTGAGCTGCTCCCGGAAGATGGCTTCCTTCTTTTTGGCCAGGGCCGTCTCGTTGAGGAGAAGCGCTTTCTGTTCGAGATCGCGCTCCATGGCCTCGATGCCGGCCCGCACCTCTTCTATTTTCGCCTCGGTCCGTTCCTTCTCGCGGACCAGGGGGCTCGATTCGCCCAGCATCTCCTCGGTCCGGTAGTATTCCTTGAAAACCCTCTCGGTATCCACCCACCCCACCCGGCCGGTACCCTCCGCGGCGGCGGCCGCGGCGGCGAAGCCCAGTACCCCCCCCAGTGCGATCGCGAGCGTGCGCATCCGGGTCATAGCGTCTTCCTCCTCATTGATTGCCGCCGTCGGCGGCTACCATTCGTAACCGATGTTGAAATGGAACCGGCCGCCGGTGTCGTTCCAGCCGTCGGGACCGGTTCGGAGCGGCCAACCGTAATCGAGTTTGATGGGGCCGATGGGGAGATAGAGCCGCAGTCCGATCCCGGCTCCGGAGTTCAGGGTTTTGAACCAGTCCCCGCTGAGAATGTCGAAATCCTCGGTCGCGGGCCACCCGACGCCTTCCTCGGTCCATTGCGAATCCACCCAGACGTTTCCGATGTCGCAGAAGAGGGCTCCCCTCACCATTTCGATGATGGGGAAGGTCAGCTCGAACGTTCCCATCAGCATCGAATCGCCGCCGATCGGCTCGTAGTCGCCGTCGTCGGGATCCTGGTAGAACGGCCCCACCTCCCGGTAACGGAACCCCCGGATGGAATTGCCGCCGCCCAGGTAGAACCGTTCGTAGATGGGCACGACGTCGGTATCTCCGTAGGCAGAGGCGGTCCCGGCTCTCATCTTGAACGCCAGCACCCATGTGGGCCACCAGAGTTCGAGGTAATAACTGAAATCGTAGGTGGTCTTGACGTAATCCTTGCTCCCCCCCAGGACTCCTCCGGCGAGTTCGCAGGCGAGAACGTTTTTGGTGCCGCGGGTGGGGATGAGGAAGCTGTCGCGGGTATCGGTGGAAAGCGAGGGGACGATGGAGCTGATCCAGTTCTTCCCCTCCTCCAGGTACAGTTCGGGGAAAGCCCCGTCGGCGATGTCGGAGATGTCCACCTGCTCGAGTCGGTAGATCACCCCCCCCTGGACGATCCAGAAGAGGCGGCGGCGGAAACGCAGGTCGAAGCCCTTGCGGGATTCGTCGTATTCGCTCCAGGCCCGGTCGCGCCGATAGACGTCGAAACCGGCCGAGAGCGGGATTCCGAAGAGCCAGGGTTCGGTGAAACTCAGCTCGTAGAGGCTCCGTTCCGTGCCCAGTTCGCCGCGCAGGCGCAGTTTCTGTCCTCCCCCCATGAAGCCGTTGGCGGGGTTGAGGATATCGACGTTGCTCTGGGAGATTTCGGCATAACCGATAAAGTCGTCGATGGAGCTGTAACCGAAACCGAACATGAACTGCCCGGTCTTCTTCTCGGTCACCTTGACCACCAGGTCCTTCTGCCCCGGATCACGGGCGGGGACCTGGTCGATGACCACCGTTTCGAAATAGCCCAGGTTAAGCAGCCTCTCCCGGCTGCGGCGCACCCGAACCCCGTCATAGACGTCTCCGGGCCGCACCCCCATTTCCCGGCGGATGACCACGTCCTTGGTGATCTCGTTGCCCTCGATATCGATCCGGTCGATGAAGGAAATATCCCCTTCCGAGATCTGGTAGGTCAGGTCCATCCGTTCGGTGGCGGGGTTATAGGACTGGACGGGACGGATGTCGGCGTCCATGTAACCGCGGGACTGGTAGAAATCGAGCAGGGATCGGTAATCGTTGCGCAGGGACATGGGGGAGAAGACGGTGCCGTCGATCATGGTCAGGCGCCCCTGCAGCTCCTCGGCGGAGAACCGTTCGTTGCCGCGGACGGTCACCTGCCCGGTGTGGTACTGCTCCCCCTCCTCGAGATGGATGACCAGCTTCAGGCGGCGGCCGTCGGGGGTGTAATCGTAGTCGACGTCGAGGATCCTGGCGTCCAGGTACCCGTGCTCGCGGTAGTAGAGGATGATCCGTTCCTGGTCCAGGTCGAACTCCGAAGCCGTCAGAATCCCGGAGTGGAAGGGGAAGGACTTGGCGGTGGTCTGCATGACGTCTTCGAGGTCGCCGGGCTTGATCGCCCGGGCCCCGTCGAAGACGATTTCGCTGATCCGGACTTCGTCCCCCTCGGAGATGTTGAAGAAGACGGTGACCTCGCCGGTGTCCGGTATCGGTTTGACCTGGGTCTCCACCGCCGCGTTGAGGTACCCTTCCTTGCGGTAGAGCTCGACGATCTTCTCCTCGTCTTTCTTGAGGACGGCCTGGTCGAGGATCTTTCCGGGGGCGGTCGCGGTCTCCTCGGCCAGGTCGTCGGCGTCGAACTCGCGGTTCCCCTCGTAATAGACCTTGTTCACCAGCGGTCGTTCCTCGACCACGATCGTGACTTCGACAGCGCCCGGCGTCTCTTCCTCGACATCGAAGCGCACCGAGGAAAACGGGCCCCATTCGCTCAGGCGCTTCAGATCGGCGTTGACCGTCTCCTGGGAATAGGGTTCTCCGGCGCGGGTCTTGACCCGGGCCAGGATCGAAGAAGCGGCCAGGCGCCGGTTCCCGGCGACCGCGACCGCGGTCACCGTTTTTTCCCGCGCGGACCGGGCCGGCGGCGGGAAGGCGCCGAACAGGCCCGCGACGAAGATGAGCAACACCGCCCCCGCCAACGGGTTATTCGCCGACGGCCGCATATTCCTCAAAACGGGTATAATCCTCGAGAAAGACAAGTTTCCTCTCCCCGGTGGGTCCGTTGCGTTGCTTGGCCAGGTTCAGGTAGGCCAAATTCTTATCTTCGGGACGGTTGTCCATAAGATCGGGGTAGACAGCGGGCCGCATCAGCAGAAAAACCACGTCCGCGTCCTGCTCGATCGCTCCCGACTCCCTCAGGTCGGAGAGCATGGGTTTATGGTCCCGTCTGCCCTCCGCCTCCCGGTTGAGCTGCGAGAGCACCAGAACGGGGATATCCAGTTCCCGGGCCAGCGCCTTGAGCGAGCGGGAGATGTCGGAAACCTCCTGCTGGCGGCTGTCGGGCCTGGTTCCGGCCGCCTGCATCAGCTGGAGGTAGTCGATGACGATCAGCCCGACGTCGAACTTGGCCTTCATGATCCTGGCCTTGGCCCTGATCTCCAGGTTGTTCATCCCCGGGTTGTCGTCGATGTAGATCGGGGCATCCGAGAGGGCGCTGCAGGCGTGAACCAGTTTTTCCAGTCCCTGCTGGGAGAGGAAGCCCTGCCGCAGGTTCTGGGCGTTGACCCGGGCGTGGGCGCACAGAAGCCTCATGACCAGCTGCTGGCGCGACATTTCCAGGCTGAAGATCCCCACCGGAACCTTGTCGCGCACGGCCGCATGCTCGGCGATATTGAGCGCGAGGGCGGTCTTCCCCATCGAAGGACGGGCGGCCAGCACCACCAGGTCGGAGGGCTGGAGCCCGCAGGTCATGGAGTCGATGGTCTTGAACCCGGTGCCGACGCCCGTGAGCATCCCCGCCGAGCGCTGGAGGCTTTCGACCTGCTCCATCGCCCGTTTCACCAGAACCCGCATCGGGACCATGGTGTCGCGGAGACGCCGCTGGGTCAGCTCGAAAATCCTCTTTTCGGCGTTGTCGAGCACCTCCTCGGAAGCGACTCCCCGGCAGTGACAGGAGGTGACGATGTCGGTGGCGATGTTTCCCAGGCTCCGCAACAGGGCTTTTTCCTGGATGATTTCCAGATAGGCATCGAGGTGGGCGGTGGTGGGGAGATAGTTGAAGAGGGTGGAGAGAAACGCCCCCCCGCCGACCCGATCCAGGGACCCGGCCGACTTGAGGTGCTCGGTCAGGGTAAGCAGGTCCACGGGTTTGCCCCGATCGGCCAACGCCACCACCGCTTCGAAGATGGCGCGGTGGGGGTCGAGGTAGAAACAGCCGGCGTCGACCTTCTCCACCACCCGGGGGATAACGTCCTTGTCCAGCAGCATCGCCGCCAGGACGCCCATCTCCGTCTCCCGGCTGTGCGGCACTTCCCTGCCCTGGGGGAAGGATGCCTGTCCCTGGTCTTCCATGACCGACCGGTTACTCCTTGACCACCCAGATCTTGACGTCGGCGTTCACGTCGGGAGCGACCCGGACCGGAACCGTGTAGATGCCCAGTTTCTTGATCGGATCCTCCAGCAGCACCTGCTTGCGGTCGACTTCGTAACCCTCGGCGGCGAGCGCCTCCGCGATATCCCCCGCGGTGACGGAACCGAAAAGCCGGTCTTCTTCGCCCGCGGCCACGGTCAGGGTGATCGAAACCTCGCTGAGCTTGGCGGCCGACTCCCGGGCCGCGTCCAGGCGCCGGGCCGCCTCCTTCAAGCGCCGGGCCCGCAGCTGTTCCTGCAGCTTGACCGCGTGGTCGGTTACGGCCTGGGCGAGCCGGCGCGGGAAGAGGTAGTTCCGGGCATACCCCGGAGCGACCTCCGCCACCGTCCCGGCCTCGCCCAGCCGGGGGTGGTCCTGAGTAAGAATAACCTTCATGCGTCAACCTCCCGAAACCTTACTCCCCCACGTAGGGAAGCAGGGCGATGTAGCGGGCGCGTTTCACCGCCAAGGCCAGCTGACGCTGGTGCTTGGCGCACGTCCCGGTGATTCTCCGGGTCAATATTTTGCCCTGTTCGGTGATGAAATTCCGCAGCATTTCCACGTCCTTGTAGTCGATCGAAGCCTGGGTGGTGCAGAAATGACACTTTTTGCGGGCATACGTTTTCTTTTTCCTGGATTTTCTCAATGCAGGCATGGATTCCTCCGTTACGGTCAGAAGGGGATATCGTCTCCTCCATCCGGGGCCATTCCCGGAGGAGGCGTGTAACCGGTCCCGTCGTCCGGATAGACCTCGTCGTGCATGGTCGGCGGCGCGGGATAGTCGTCACCCGATTTCGGACCCGGGCCCGACCCGGCGGAGAGAAACTGCACCCGCAAGGCCGTGACCTTGTGCCGGCTGCGCTTCTGCCCGTCCTGGCTCTCCCAGGTGTGATATTTCAGGCGCCCTTCGACCAGAACCGGACTGCCTTTCTTGAGGTACTGGCCGCAGTTTTCCGCCTGGCGACCCCAGGTTTCGATCTCGATGAAGCAGACATCTTCCCGGGGTTCGCCGTCGCGGGAACGGTAGGTGTGGTTGACGGCGAGTCCGAAGGAACATACCGCCGTCCCCTGGGGGGTGTAGCGGACTTCGGGATCGCGGGTCAGGTTCCCGGCCAGGATCACGTTGTTGACATTTACCATCGTTTACCTCCTTGCGCCGCCCCGCGGCGCCGACAAACAACCCCTATTCCGCATCGGACTCCGGGGGTCTTCCGTCATCGTCATCGTCCCCCTCGTCGTCCCCGGAGCCGGACTCGTCCTCGTCGTCTCGGCGCGACAAAGGCCGGAGGGGACGGGAGGGGCGAGTTTCCGCGCCCTCGTCGATCCGGACTTCGACCGGAGCCTTGGCTCTTAAAATCAAAGCCCGGACCACGGCCGAATTGAGCTTCATGCTCGCGCGCAGCGGTTCGAGACCGGCGGGATCGGCGGAAAAGTACACCAGCAGGTAGACGCCGTCGGCGGTTTCACCGATAGGATAGGCTAAACGCCGGCGGCCCATCGGGTGTACCGACGATATCTTCCCCCCGATCTTCTCGATCTCGTTCCCGACCACTTCCTCCGGCTGGGGCCGGTCCTCGCCGACCTCGCCGGGGGCCAGGATACATACCATTTCATAGTGGTTCAACTGGCTCCTCCTTTTTCTTCGCCCGGGCCGTTTTCCGGCCCCGGGTTGTACTCGCTCATGGCTTTTTCCAATCCGTATTCGAGGACGACGCCCACGGCCTCGACGGCGCGCTCGATCGCCCGGCGGTAGACCGCGATCTCTTCATCCCCCGCCTCGCCCAGGACGTGCCCGGTCAGGTCGTTCCGGGCCCCGCCCCCGATCCCGATTCTCAACCGGGGGAATTCCCTGGTCCCCAGCGTCCCGATAACCGATTCCAGACCGTGATGGCCTCCCGCGCCGCCGCCGGCGCGGATCCGCAGCCGGCCCGCCGGCAGGTTCACGTCGTCGACGGCCACCAGCAGTTCCGTCGGGGGCACCTTGAAATAATCGATCACGGTCCGCAGGGGGGGGCCGCTGTTGTTCATGAACCCCGCGGGCTTGATCAGAATCAAACGGTGGCCTCTCCAGGTCCCCTCGCCGGTCCAGGCGGCGAAGCGGAAACGCTTCTTCCAGGAGATCCCCCCCTCCCGGGCCAGGGCGTCCACCAGCCAGAAGCCGGCGTTGTGCCGCGTTCTCCGGTAGCGTTCGCCCGGGTTGCCGAGACCGGCGATTGCTTTCAAGATCACGACTTCGCTTCTTCCTCCTCCGCCGGCGGCGGGGTTTCTCCTTCCGCGGCTTCGGCGCCTTCCTCGGCCTCCTCGGCTACCGCCGCCCGGCTGGTGGTGATGGTGAAGACTCCCTGTTCGGGGTCGGTGACGAGGACGACCCGGTCCGGCAGAACGAGGTCTCCCGCGGTCAGGACATCCCCGATCTCGAGGGCGCTGACGTCGACTCTGATCTCGTCGGGAAGATCGGAAGGAACGCAGCGGACCTCGATCTCCCGAAGCAGGTGTTCGAGGATGCCCCCGTCACGGGTGACCCCGATCGCTTCCCCGACCTCGACCACCGGGATCTCGGCGGTCAGTTGCTGCCCCTTGGCGACTCTCTGCAGGTCGATGTGGAGAATCTGGTGAGAGATATAGTGGAGCTGGACCTCCTTGACCATGGCCAGGGTTTCGGCTTCGCCTTCCAGGGACAGTTCCAGAAGCTGGTTTTCGTGAACGCCGGCGCGGACCGCGTCCTCGTCCCTGACGGCGACGGACCGGACGCCTTCCCTGCCTCCGTAAACCACGGCGGGAATCAGTCCCTGGCGGCGGAGACGGCGGGGGTTGCTCCCCCCGGTAAGGTCGCGAGCGACCGCTGTGAGCTTGGCATGTTCGGCCATTTTCTTCTCCTTGCTACCCGGTTATTCCTGATGATCGAACAGAATGCTGATCGGGGTATTGTCGTGAATCCTTCGGATCGCCCCCCCCAGCATCTCGGCGACCGAAACCACGTGAAACCGGTCGGACCCGAGCGCGTCCTCCTTGAGGGGGATGGTGTCGGTGACCCAGATATCGTCCATGGGCGAATCGAGCAGGGCGGCGACGGCATCGCCCGCCAGCACCGGATGGGTGACCGCGACCGAGATCCGACGGGCTCCCTTCTCCTTGAGCGTCCGGATGGCGGTGGCCAGCGAGGTGCCGGTCGAAACCAGGTCGTCGATCACCAGGATATCGCTTCCGGAGACTTCTCCGATCACGTTCCTGACCTCGGTATGGCGGTCGCCGAGGCGCCGTTTGTCCACCACCGCCAGGGGCCGGTCCAGGTGCTTGGCGAAATGCTTGGCGATCTTGATGCCTCCGACGTCGGGCGAGACCACCACCAGGTTGTTGAGGGCGCCCCCGGCGAAGGCGTGGCGGAAATGGCGGATGAAGACGGGAGCGGCGTAGAGGTGGTCGACGGGGATATCGAAGAAACCCTGGATCTGGGGAGCGTGCAGATCGATGGTCAGAAGTCGATCGGCCCCGGCCGCCACGATCAGGTTGGCGACCAGCTTGGCGCTGATCGGAACCCGGGGCCGATCCTTGCGGTCCTGGCGGCCGTACCCGTAAAAGGGCAGCACCGCCGTGATCCTGGTGGCGGAAGCCCGTTTGAGGGCATCGATCATCACCAGCAGCTCCATCAGGTTCTCGTTGGTGGGCGGCGAGGTCCCCTGGATCAGGAACACGTCTCCCCCGCGGACCGGCTCGGAGATCTGGACCCGGACCTCGCCCTCCGGGAACCGGCCGACCTCGGCGGGAGAAAGCTCGACTCCGATCGATTCGGCGATCCGGGCCGCCAGGCCCGGGTTGGCGTTCCCGGTGAAGATCATGAGCTTGTGGTTTCTCATCGTCATTCCCCCCTGTTGGCCGGCGCACCCGAGCGCACGGCGCCGTCGGCGATCTTTTCCCCCGCGCAAACCCGGACGAACGGCCCCAGCCGGCAGCCGCGGCCGATGACCGCGCCGGTTTCGACGGCGGCGAACGGCCCCAAAACGGTGTCGGGGCCGACCTCGATTCCCGCCTCCAGGTAGACCGTCTCCGGGCAGAGAACGGTCACCCCGTTCTCCCACAACCGGGCGCAGGCCCGGGCTTGAAACACCTTTTCCGCCTCCGCCAGCTGGCGGCGGGAATTGACGCCCAGAATCTCGGAAGCGGGCACCGACATGGTCCCGACCGGCGCGCCCGAATTCACCAGCAGGTGAACGGCATCGGTCAGGTAGTATTCCCCCTGGCGGTTGCGGTTCCCGATCTTTTCCAGGACGTCCCAAACCGCCGGGGAGGAGAAACAGTATATCCCGCTGTTGATCTCCCGGATATCCTTCTGGGCGGCGTCGGCCTCGACGTCTTCGACGATCTTCCGGACCAGACCGTCTTCCCCCCGGACGATCCGGCCGTATCCCCGGGGAACGTCGACGACGGAACCGAGCACGGTGGCGGCCCAGCCCCGCTCCCGGTGGAGAGCCAGGAGCCCGGCCACGGTTTCGGGACGGATCAGCGGGACATCCCCGCAGAGGACCACGACCTCCCCCTCCAGCCCCCGAAGGCGGGGGGCCGCCCGGCGCAGCGCGTCCCCCGTTCCCAGCTTCTCGTCCTGGATCACCGCTTCGGCGCGGCCCCGCAGTATCTCTTCGAGGGCGGGAGTCCGGGGGGGGATCACCGCCAACAGAGCCGAAGGGCCGGCCGCCGCCGCCGCGTCCAGAACATGAGCCAGGAGGGGACGCCCTCCCAGAAGGTGGGCGATCTTGGGCAGGGAACTCTTCATCCGTTTCCCCTCCCCCGCGGCCAGAATGACGCAGGCGCAGCTGCTGGCGTTTTTCTTCGACATCTCTCTTCCTTAATAACCGGCGGGCGACCGGCCGCGCACCGGACCTGCGGAGTCCGGGTCCAAGGAGAGCGCTCGCGGAAAAGCCACCGGCCGGGGACGCGCCGGAACGCTCCCCGAAAAATCGGTGCCGGTGACTGCCCGGCGAGGGCTCGAACCTCGAAACTCGGCTCCAAAGGCCGATGTGTTGCCAATTACACCACCGGGCATACAATCGGAGCCTTACCAGGTTCGGCTCGCTGCGCGCGGCGCGGAAGCCTCTTCTGGGCAGACATTGCGGGCGTATCTTACCATCCGCCCCCCCTCCGTCAAGGGGAATATCCTCAGCCGGAAACCGGGGGGGGAACGCGGTTGGAGGCGACCGCGACGAAGACGGACGGCCCCAGCGCCCGGCGCGCTTCGCGCCCGACCGCTTCGGCCTCTTCCCGGGACCGGGCCAAGCCGACGACGGTCGCCCCCGACCCCGCCAGGACGGCGCCCAGTTCCAGCCGCCCGCGGAGGAAATCGATCACTTCGACCACGTCGGGGCGGTGGCGGCGGGCTACCTCCTCGAAGACGTTGTAGATCGAACGGGCCAGCGCCTCCAGGTCCCCCCCCTCCAGGGCCGCCAGCAGCGGCTCCACTCCGGGGGGACGGCGGGGGGGAAGACGGTCGATCTCCCCGTAAGCCCAGGCGGTGGGAAGGGGCGCGCCGGGGTTGACCAGCACCGCCTGCAGGGGGGGCGCCGGCGGCAGCGGGGCGACCGCCTCCCCCCGCCCGCGGCAGAGAGAGGTGGCGGGATGGAGAAAAAACGCCGGGTCTGAACCGAGTTCGGCGCAGATCTCTTCGAGCAGCCCCGGCGGCGGCGGCAGGCCCCAGAGGCGGCAGGCACCGGCGAGGGCGGCGGCGGCGTCGGAACTGCCCCCCCCCAACCCGGCGGCGGCGGGGATGCGTTTGCCGATGGAAACCCTGATGCCGGCGGCGACGCCGAGCCGGCGGCGCAGCAGTTCCAGCCCCCGGTAGGCCAGGTTCCCGGGACCGTCGGGAACGTCGTCACGGTCGGCGGTGACCGTTATCCCCGCTCCGGCCGGTTCGAGGACGAGGACGTCGGCGAGATCGAGCGGCTCCATCACCGTGATCACCTCGTGGTAGCCGTCGGGACGGCGGGAAAGCACGTCCAGGTAGAGGTTGAACTTGCAGGGAGCCAGAAGGCGGAGAACGGAGGGGGTCATGGGGAAGGAGCGGACCCGGGAGCCGCGGGAAGGCCTTCCTCGATCTTGAGCTCCAGGCGTTCGGGGTGCTCCGGTTCCGCTTCCAGGGCGCGGCGCCAGTAATCGCGGGCCGCGGCGTCTTCTCCCAGGCGGAAACTGGCGTCCCCCAGATGTT encodes the following:
- the ispE gene encoding 4-(cytidine 5'-diphospho)-2-C-methyl-D-erythritol kinase; this translates as MTPSVLRLLAPCKFNLYLDVLSRRPDGYHEVITVMEPLDLADVLVLEPAGAGITVTADRDDVPDGPGNLAYRGLELLRRRLGVAAGIRVSIGKRIPAAAGLGGGSSDAAAALAGACRLWGLPPPPGLLEEICAELGSDPAFFLHPATSLCRGRGEAVAPLPPAPPLQAVLVNPGAPLPTAWAYGEIDRLPPRRPPGVEPLLAALEGGDLEALARSIYNVFEEVARRHRPDVVEVIDFLRGRLELGAVLAGSGATVVGLARSREEAEAVGREARRALGPSVFVAVASNRVPPPVSG
- a CDS encoding NTP transferase domain-containing protein is translated as MSKKNASSCACVILAAGEGKRMKSSLPKIAHLLGGRPLLAHVLDAAAAAGPSALLAVIPPRTPALEEILRGRAEAVIQDEKLGTGDALRRAAPRLRGLEGEVVVLCGDVPLIRPETVAGLLALHRERGWAATVLGSVVDVPRGYGRIVRGEDGLVRKIVEDVEADAAQKDIREINSGIYCFSSPAVWDVLEKIGNRNRQGEYYLTDAVHLLVNSGAPVGTMSVPASEILGVNSRRQLAEAEKVFQARACARLWENGVTVLCPETVYLEAGIEVGPDTVLGPFAAVETGAVIGRGCRLGPFVRVCAGEKIADGAVRSGAPANRGE